TTGCTATTTTAGTTGTTTTATCTAAGTGGCTATAGCGATAATAGTGTGCTTTCTTCTACTGATTCCCGCTTTTATGGTGTGTATATGCGTAAGTGTGCTAAATTACGATGTCATATTCCATGACGACGATGATGAACAAGACGAACAGTCATCACTTTCAGGTGTGGCGTTGGCACTGTGCGATTTCGGGCCCCAAATACGTACGGTGGCATCGTCACTAGCTGATGCCAAGAGGGACGGAAACATCGGATTCCAGGAGACACAATTTACTGTTTTTGTATGACCGGCTAGTTTGCCCAAGGGCTCCTCGCGCTTTATATGCCAAATACAAACCAGTTTATCTTCGCTACCGCTTGCCACAAAACTCTCATTTACCCCACCAAAGCATGAATGTATGGCGAATTTGCTTTGACGTATgccctgaaaccgccgaactaaACACTTGTCTTCCAAATCCCATAAATGTAGTCCTTGGCTGGATATGTTGAGCAAGGCCAGACGATCGGCAGAATTTACGGTAAATGTCATTATCGGATGCGGTTCTTTGAGAATATCGAAATCTGTACCGGGGTCTTCGAAGTTGTAGCTGAAAATTAACGAAATggggaaaatataataaaatcaaagtaaatagttataaaaagctctaaaaacaaatattaaagttCTTTATGCttccattcaaaaaaaaaatcttttaatagTTTCAAGGGAAACTTACCCTCTGATACGATAGTGATTATCTGATGCTATTATAGTCTTATTATCAGCGCGGTAGGCCACGCTATTGATGCGTACGCCTTCCCAAGTATTAAGAATTGATCCACTCAAATCGCACAAGTAGAACTGCCCCTTTTGGCCGCCACAAACGAAGCGACTACCATCACGACTGAAAGCACCACATGACAGACTATCATCcactgattgcgacattttcaGAATTAATTTGCCATCGTCTACATTCCATATGCTTATTTCGGGTGTATCATCAGGTCCACCCACCAATAATAATTTCGAATCTGGACTCCAGCTAACAAAAGCTACGCTTATATTGGATTGCGCTTCCAATATGCGTCGATGCTTTAGTGTCAACTTATATGGATCCACATCCCAAATGATAACGCTGGAGTCTTTGCTACCTGTAGCGAGTTTAAGGCCATCTGGGGAGAATTTACAATACCAAACCTCATCACAATGATCGGTGAGCACCTGTATAGTTTGCATAGGAAAACCATCTGTGTCACAGGTGTGATCAGTGAGCAAtgagatattttgtaaatttgttttaaacgcCATGTCATGAAAATCGCAATGTTCCGATTGCAATTCAACAGCCTGCTGGAGTAAGTGGCGTAAACGGCGTGGTGGCATCATTACTGTTGGTGGTAGAAATGCCTGCAAACGGTCCATAACCACAGCACGTGACAATATACCCTTGCCCTCCCATTTGGCGCGTTGATAGAGATCATGATTATTCGAACACATCATATATGAGGAAAGTTGGTGAACACGTGAAGTGTTGTGTTGTAGCGGTGTAAGTTCATTGCGCAGCACATGCAATGCATCCAATGGACAGCCATCATCTAAAAATTCCAAGTACTTCTGCtctaatagtaaaaatttcatttcgatGATAGTCGATGGTTTGCCATTGTCAATGAGCGGTTCAAGTTcctattttttatacaaaaaattcaatttaattccaGTTTAATTGTAAGATAGTGTCactattttaattaatgatttaacATATAGAGGTATTCTAGTCTAAAATAgtctatatttaaaaaacatcttcctaaaacaatttttcaaaattaaaattattttcgaagttGTAGTCGTTTAGTGCTGTGGCAACTGTACCGGTTTAGCGGACGccgaaactttaaacgtgttgttttcgaaactacttttttgagGTGATTGAtatgatatctcaagttctacttAATcaattcctttgaaatttgatAAAGAAAATCTTTGTTATATTGTACATCTCTCTACCGCGCCTGTCTCGAATTTtggaaatttgtaaatattatttcaaaattcgtAAAAGTCAAAAGTAGAGagtaaatttgttttattcttttttttgttaataaatccgttaatttttttattatttttatttaaatgccaataaaaatcat
This genomic stretch from Bactrocera dorsalis isolate Fly_Bdor chromosome 5, ASM2337382v1, whole genome shotgun sequence harbors:
- the LOC105229465 gene encoding WD repeat-containing protein 26 homolog, which produces MQNSTLNPTLSSTSSSGSGSVAGSASVSASGGPSVGTSSAANSANDEVGSTVGHIGDSLANIPSSVNSSTSTSNGHDTKHNGFTGTNESGTVDLQNNHDQSIVPIANHNLHLDKSNQEIIRLIGQYLQDIGLEKSVKTLMAESGCYLEHPAASKFREHVLSGEWNKADVDLKELEPLIDNGKPSTIIEMKFLLLEQKYLEFLDDGCPLDALHVLRNELTPLQHNTSRVHQLSSYMMCSNNHDLYQRAKWEGKGILSRAVVMDRLQAFLPPTVMMPPRRLRHLLQQAVELQSEHCDFHDMAFKTNLQNISLLTDHTCDTDGFPMQTIQVLTDHCDEVWYCKFSPDGLKLATGSKDSSVIIWDVDPYKLTLKHRRILEAQSNISVAFVSWSPDSKLLLVGGPDDTPEISIWNVDDGKLILKMSQSVDDSLSCGAFSRDGSRFVCGGQKGQFYLCDLSGSILNTWEGVRINSVAYRADNKTIIASDNHYRIRGYNFEDPGTDFDILKEPHPIMTFTVNSADRLALLNISSQGLHLWDLEDKCLVRRFQGIRQSKFAIHSCFGGVNESFVASGSEDKLVCIWHIKREEPLGKLAGHTKTVNCVSWNPMFPSLLASASDDATVRIWGPKSHSANATPESDDCSSCSSSSSWNMTS